The region TTTGGCAGAGCATAACGTTTACCTCTTTCGCCGGCGGTTAATAAGAATGCTCCCATGGACGCGGCCATTCCGGTACAGATCGTTGATACATCGGGTTTAATAAATTGCATCGTATCATAAATAGCCATACCAGCTGTGATGGAACCACCTGGCGAGTTAATGTAGATGGAAATATCTTTTTCCGGGTCCTCGGCTTCCAGGAAGAGTAATTGAGCAACAATAGAGTTTGCCACATTGTCATCGATGGCACTGCCAAGCATAATGATTCGGTCTTTAAGTAGTCGTGAGTAAATATCATATGCCCGTTCTCCGCGATTGGTCTGTTCAATAACTGTAGGGATTAAATTCATGGTTAGTTCCTCCTTCTTTCAATTGATCCATTTAAGAGGATGTTCAAAAAGTCCGGTAAAAATGACTTGCCCCTGCAAAAGGGGTATGCCGACGCCTGAGCGCAAGCCCGTTTTTAGTCGGCCTTCCTTTGAAGCTCGTATTGGCTTGCTTTTCCGCTCCTCATGTACCTTTTATGTACACTCCGGTGCTCAAAGCTACGCCTCCTAGAACTTCTCGGTCCTTTTTATCCTCCTTTTTGAACTCGCACTTTTAGATTGGATAGTTTCATCATACCTAATAGGTCAAAAAAGGTCAAACAAAAACGATCGACATGAACCGCAACCTTTTAAAACCAGCCCTAAAACCGTCTGCAATCCAGGGTGTTTCTTGTATCACGAAATTCCGCTTCTTCCATCATTCCCTATTATACAGAATATAAACTTTATTTATTGAACTTCCAAATTCATTACGTGGAGCACCATTTTTACCAGATCCTTTGTACATTCTCTTTTAATGGTTTTTTAATTGCTTTTGATGTATTGGTTTGTATCGTGGGAATTCCGACCTTTGATAATTTGATTTTCAGGATGAATATGATACATGGGTGGTGACCTGCTTTGGGGGATTTTCTCTCTTTTTCCAAATTTAGTGGAAAAAATTTGTTATGTCAATGTCAAATGAAACTTTTTCTGTGAAGAGATGATTTTCAGTGGTTTGCAAGGGAAGAGAAAGAATAAATTTGTAAAAAAAGGCTTGTATTTGTAAACTAAAGAAGTTATAATGTTCATTGTGCGTTAATTAATCCGAAATGCGCCCGTAGCTCAGTTGGATAGAGCGTTGGTTTCCGGTACCAAGTCTGCCGGGGGTTCGAATCCTCCCGGGCGCGCTTAAATAAAGCGGCAAGGAAGTAAACATTTGCTTACTCCCTTGCCGCTTTTTCATTGCTAATAGACTTCTAACATCAGAATTTCGCGTGAAGTAATACATACCACAAAAGGACTTAAGCATATCATTATAAAATTTCCCGGGATTATGGCACAATTACAGATAAGGGTTATGGACATGCTACACCATAACAGAATAATGGAGGTTCCGGATGATTAACGTTATTTTTTACACGAAGGAAAATTGCCCATTATGCGAGAATGCATTGGCTCTTTTGAAACTTTTGCAACAAGATTATTCATTTGATATTGATACACGGG is a window of Lentibacillus daqui DNA encoding:
- the clpP gene encoding ATP-dependent Clp endopeptidase proteolytic subunit ClpP, whose amino-acid sequence is MNLIPTVIEQTNRGERAYDIYSRLLKDRIIMLGSAIDDNVANSIVAQLLFLEAEDPEKDISIYINSPGGSITAGMAIYDTMQFIKPDVSTICTGMAASMGAFLLTAGERGKRYALPNSEIMIHQPLGGTQGQATDIEIHAKRIIEIKKRMNRIMSERTGQPLEVIEHDTERDNFMSAQKSAEYGLIDKVLERNNEKDR